The Nitrospirales bacterium genome includes a window with the following:
- a CDS encoding DUF3015 domain-containing protein gives MSKKLSMMCLTCVLSLGITGLAFGNPPNSGPGCGLGHLAWSGSSANQNAIGIQVLMATTNGTFGSQTFGISTGTSGCTNDGTIVMKEKVNVFAAVNFENLSQEMAQGKGEHLASMATLMGIPEEHHAEFFSLTQEKYSTLIKGGETSPKAVVKALHDSMVAHPVLAKVSTP, from the coding sequence ATGAGTAAAAAGTTATCGATGATGTGCTTGACATGTGTGCTATCGCTTGGAATCACGGGGCTCGCGTTCGGGAACCCACCTAACAGTGGTCCCGGATGTGGGTTAGGACACTTAGCTTGGTCAGGTAGCAGCGCCAACCAGAATGCCATAGGCATTCAAGTACTCATGGCTACCACGAATGGTACCTTTGGAAGTCAAACTTTCGGAATAAGTACGGGGACCTCGGGCTGTACGAACGACGGCACCATCGTCATGAAAGAAAAAGTTAACGTCTTCGCGGCTGTCAACTTCGAGAATCTGTCACAAGAAATGGCGCAGGGCAAGGGCGAGCACTTAGCGTCGATGGCCACACTAATGGGAATCCCTGAAGAACATCATGCCGAGTTCTTTTCCCTGACTCAGGAGAAATATTCGACATTGATCAAAGGTGGTGAAACAAGCCCGAAAGCCGTGGTAAAAGCCTTACATGATTCGATGGTTGCCCATCCGGTTCTGGCAAAGGTCTCAACTCCATAA
- a CDS encoding DUF4105 domain-containing protein: protein MLGPFFLLSVIFLTFLVFHPSDSLATSKSSYLQELQQRAIDTRLYDQRYWHLLLHYRPNVFGGFTSEVDDPDFFMSQEGKTDPKAELLATLHQFFSPEAVGRSQQPAQCAFIARYSWLKKILEFNDERLPPLECPRFTSWLTELNPEKISLIFPSAFMNNPASMFGHTFLRIDQKGQTEHTRILAYTINYSAEVPPDAGVEYAWKGIFGGYKGFFSTFPYYMKVKEYGDIENRDIWEYTLSFTDDQIHALLMHAWELGNAYFDYYFFKENCAYHILSLLEIADPSLHLLDQYVFWTVPADTIRALTKYEGLIEDITYRPAKSTQIQRKRETLTDGERTWLERITEDPTRVHEPEFHALPQKQQVFLMDLASDYLQFKSLGRNEDQQHYRLLNQSILSERSTVRIPSPPFIVQPFTTAPETGHGTSRAGIGMGWREDEFFEEFTLRAGYHDLLDPDAGYTRDAQIELLAASFRHYEKRNQFRLEQFTFANVVSLSPIDAFFHSPSWKLNIGMETIRFKECKLCSNGNLSGGIGAAAETQLLNREVYFIFADIDANVSKAFDDDYRIGPGTTAGVVVHLTDDWKTLLSTGYFYYPLGDQSDDFRVSVGQRYTLRQNWAVRAEYNHRDHDNEVMLSLQAFF from the coding sequence ATGCTTGGGCCCTTTTTTCTCCTCTCTGTCATCTTCCTGACTTTCTTGGTGTTCCATCCGAGCGACTCCCTGGCAACAAGCAAGTCCTCATACCTTCAAGAACTCCAACAACGCGCCATCGACACTCGCTTGTATGACCAACGCTACTGGCATCTCCTCTTACACTATCGACCGAACGTATTTGGCGGTTTTACCAGTGAAGTCGATGACCCTGACTTTTTCATGTCCCAAGAGGGCAAAACCGACCCCAAGGCGGAGTTATTGGCGACGCTCCATCAGTTCTTTTCGCCTGAGGCGGTAGGGAGATCGCAACAACCCGCACAATGTGCGTTTATTGCCCGCTATTCTTGGTTGAAGAAAATATTAGAGTTTAACGACGAAAGGCTTCCGCCTCTCGAATGCCCACGTTTTACATCTTGGCTCACTGAACTGAACCCGGAAAAAATATCGCTTATTTTTCCGTCAGCATTCATGAACAATCCAGCTTCGATGTTTGGGCACACATTTTTGAGAATTGATCAAAAAGGCCAGACCGAACATACGCGCATTCTGGCCTACACGATAAACTATTCGGCTGAGGTCCCACCAGATGCAGGGGTCGAATATGCCTGGAAAGGGATTTTTGGAGGTTATAAAGGGTTTTTTTCGACCTTCCCGTATTACATGAAAGTGAAAGAATACGGAGACATTGAAAATCGGGATATCTGGGAATATACGTTGTCGTTCACTGATGACCAAATCCACGCTTTACTGATGCATGCCTGGGAACTCGGCAACGCGTATTTCGACTATTATTTTTTCAAGGAAAATTGCGCTTATCACATCCTGTCTTTACTCGAAATAGCCGATCCCTCTTTGCACCTCCTGGACCAATATGTTTTCTGGACCGTTCCAGCGGATACCATCAGAGCCCTCACCAAATACGAAGGCTTGATCGAAGACATCACCTATCGTCCCGCGAAAAGCACGCAAATACAGCGTAAACGAGAAACGTTAACCGACGGCGAACGAACCTGGCTCGAACGAATCACTGAAGACCCAACGCGAGTTCACGAACCGGAATTTCACGCGCTGCCGCAGAAACAACAAGTTTTTCTCATGGATCTTGCGTCAGACTACTTGCAATTCAAAAGTCTGGGGCGCAATGAAGACCAGCAACATTACAGGCTCCTCAATCAGTCCATATTGTCAGAGAGAAGTACCGTGAGGATCCCTTCACCACCCTTCATCGTACAACCATTCACGACTGCTCCCGAAACAGGACACGGTACCTCAAGAGCAGGCATTGGAATGGGGTGGAGAGAAGACGAATTTTTTGAAGAATTTACTCTACGGGCAGGATATCATGACCTGCTTGATCCAGACGCAGGATACACCCGGGATGCGCAAATCGAACTACTGGCGGCTTCATTTCGTCACTACGAAAAACGCAACCAATTTCGACTGGAACAATTTACCTTTGCCAATGTTGTTTCACTCTCCCCCATCGATGCATTCTTTCATTCCCCTTCCTGGAAATTGAATATCGGGATGGAAACGATCCGCTTTAAAGAATGCAAGCTTTGTAGCAATGGGAATTTGAGCGGGGGAATCGGGGCTGCGGCCGAGACCCAACTGCTCAATCGAGAGGTCTATTTTATATTCGCCGATATTGACGCGAACGTCAGCAAGGCATTCGACGATGATTATCGCATCGGCCCCGGCACAACCGCTGGCGTTGTGGTTCATTTAACTGACGATTGGAAAACATTGCTTTCTACCGGATATTTTTATTATCCGCTGGGGGACCAATCTGATGATTTCAGAGTGTCAGTTGGGCAGCGTTATACGCTTCGTCAGAATTGGGCAGTACGCGCCGAATATAACCACCGAGATCACGACAATGAAGTCATGTTATCACTCCAGGCATTCTTCTAA
- a CDS encoding outer membrane beta-barrel protein, which yields MALDEVDMYLGVYALVSIPKESGHDIRIDGTRGLNSSLGNGLGGGLKIGVFPDFTRRMLGIELEYSGNNGDIRFQSPGNMSRSKADLIVLHSMVNLVLRYPGEKVRPYVGIGGGSSSGILVNAKIQDRNDKSFEGAITMGYQFLAGLHVDVSEKIFFFGEYKFVHADYHWKQLSVDFRSQYVIGGIGIQF from the coding sequence ATGGCGCTCGATGAGGTTGATATGTATTTGGGGGTCTATGCTTTGGTCAGTATTCCTAAAGAATCAGGGCATGATATACGGATAGATGGAACGCGAGGACTGAACTCATCTCTCGGCAATGGACTTGGAGGAGGATTGAAAATCGGAGTGTTCCCTGATTTTACGAGAAGAATGCTCGGAATCGAACTGGAGTATAGTGGAAACAATGGCGATATCCGTTTCCAATCGCCAGGAAACATGAGCCGGTCGAAGGCCGATCTGATCGTCCTTCATTCTATGGTAAACCTTGTTCTCCGCTATCCCGGCGAGAAGGTACGGCCCTATGTTGGGATAGGAGGAGGGTCGTCGAGCGGCATACTGGTGAACGCCAAAATCCAGGATAGAAACGATAAAAGCTTTGAAGGCGCCATCACAATGGGGTATCAATTTTTGGCAGGGCTTCACGTCGATGTCAGCGAGAAAATATTTTTCTTTGGAGAATATAAATTCGTGCATGCTGACTATCATTGGAAGCAACTTTCAGTCGATTTTCGTTCTCAATATGTAATCGGAGGAATTGGGATTCAGTTTTAA
- a CDS encoding TRL-like family protein, with product MKRGLALLAVALYALTLTGCGIGSLNQPSASFAMAGIYSDVKGGTQVLDNGVAPSKTGKSCSHQILGIIAHGDNTVESAMADGGISKLVYINYELKHVVWGVYTQLCTVARGN from the coding sequence ATGAAAAGAGGACTCGCTCTTTTAGCTGTTGCTTTGTATGCGCTCACATTGACCGGATGTGGTATTGGTTCGCTTAATCAGCCAAGTGCTTCATTTGCCATGGCTGGTATCTATTCAGATGTAAAAGGTGGAACTCAGGTTTTAGACAATGGAGTTGCCCCATCAAAAACAGGAAAATCGTGTAGCCACCAGATCCTCGGAATTATTGCGCATGGCGATAATACGGTAGAATCAGCTATGGCTGACGGAGGCATCAGCAAGCTTGTGTATATCAACTATGAACTCAAGCACGTTGTCTGGGGAGTTTATACTCAACTGTGTACCGTCGCCAGAGGGAATTAA
- a CDS encoding macro domain-containing protein → MNLHIEIIQGSILDVTAQVIVNAANSHGLMGGGVAGVIRRAAGQIVEEEAREQSPIPVGTAVLTSGGQTAFQGIIHAPTMAEPAMRIPKENVGYATRAALSLADQWGFASLAFPGMGTGVGHVLFSDAASQMLNEIQSFSPETLVRIILVDVDPAMVEAWRNRLA, encoded by the coding sequence ATGAATCTGCATATTGAGATCATTCAAGGCAGCATTCTCGACGTCACGGCTCAAGTCATCGTGAATGCGGCTAATAGTCATGGCTTGATGGGTGGGGGAGTCGCTGGCGTGATTCGTCGAGCCGCCGGACAGATTGTCGAAGAAGAAGCCAGAGAGCAATCCCCAATCCCGGTCGGGACGGCAGTGCTCACTTCCGGAGGCCAGACGGCTTTTCAGGGAATCATTCACGCTCCGACCATGGCGGAGCCCGCCATGCGAATCCCGAAAGAAAACGTAGGATATGCAACTCGAGCCGCCCTCAGCCTCGCGGATCAGTGGGGATTTGCTTCGCTGGCATTCCCGGGGATGGGCACTGGAGTTGGTCATGTTTTATTCTCTGATGCCGCCAGTCAGATGCTGAACGAGATTCAGTCATTCTCCCCAGAAACGTTAGTTAGGATTATCCTAGTCGATGTCGATCCTGCTATGGTTGAAGCATGGCGCAATCGATTAGCATAA
- a CDS encoding MBL fold metallo-hydrolase, with protein MAQSISINGSRHLQQESAACVMTLEDDFCDIIKKSRHGQHLSPSFVASQCHISRSDLDHLEKATRLPTQEEVALLSQTLNLRSEPLQRIAQKGWLPNDMPDWVMQGGLLTTILGNIGGYEVKGYILTDPITNDSIMIDTGYNATQMLETLAMRALNLRGICLTHGHADHAGGLDALLSKWKVPVYIGKEDLALLDWRPPKHVLQFLDDKHTISFGSLTLECLSTPGHTPGGYCYRLWKNGHSLCFVGDTLFAGSVGRSNPFSLYQTHLHSVRQIVLTLSGETVLLPGHGPPTTVQEERDSNPFA; from the coding sequence ATGGCGCAATCGATTAGCATAAATGGGAGCCGTCATCTTCAGCAGGAAAGCGCAGCCTGTGTCATGACTCTAGAGGATGATTTTTGCGATATCATAAAAAAATCCCGACATGGCCAACATCTGTCCCCTTCTTTCGTCGCCTCTCAATGTCACATATCCCGAAGTGACCTAGACCACCTGGAAAAAGCAACTCGCCTTCCGACTCAAGAAGAAGTAGCGCTTCTTTCCCAAACCTTGAACCTTCGAAGCGAGCCGTTGCAACGTATTGCGCAGAAAGGATGGTTACCGAACGACATGCCTGACTGGGTCATGCAGGGCGGACTGCTCACGACTATCCTTGGAAACATTGGAGGTTACGAGGTGAAAGGATATATCCTGACCGATCCTATCACCAACGACTCAATCATGATTGACACGGGATACAATGCCACGCAGATGTTGGAGACATTGGCAATGCGCGCACTCAACCTACGGGGGATCTGTCTGACCCACGGACATGCCGATCATGCTGGAGGTCTCGATGCACTGTTGTCCAAGTGGAAAGTACCGGTATACATCGGAAAGGAAGACCTCGCGCTACTGGACTGGAGGCCGCCCAAGCATGTTCTTCAATTCCTTGACGACAAGCACACTATTTCGTTTGGCTCTTTAACCCTGGAATGCCTTTCGACGCCGGGACATACTCCGGGAGGATATTGCTATCGACTCTGGAAAAACGGGCATTCCCTGTGTTTCGTCGGAGATACGCTTTTTGCCGGGTCGGTCGGTCGATCCAACCCCTTTTCCCTCTACCAGACCCATTTGCATTCAGTTCGGCAAATAGTATTAACCCTTTCGGGAGAGACGGTGTTATTGCCAGGCCATGGGCCGCCAACAACGGTGCAAGAGGAACGGGATTCCAATCCGTTCGCCTAA
- a CDS encoding site-2 protease family protein — protein sequence MERSPQDSDPFEDKTSHSLLSSPDTNTDQRETEVHTPQTNPSAHTPIPAEQEEVMAYQPTAMAPTNSFSHWGLPLMLFVFTVFTTLWAGALHLNTKPVSGAWDFLMKYPDTLLRGIPFAGTLLGILVTHELGHYVLSRIHRVPASFPLFIPGPPHFIGTFGAVIRMRSPIMKKRALFDIGVAGPITGFIAAVFALIVGLSLSEIVPRYQTFGLQLGEPLLLQFIAWMIFGPIPETHDIVLHPIAFAAWFGFFVTALNLIPIGQLDGGHVAFAVFGRRQRTLALIAIPTLLVLGVIGWRGWILWACLAGFVGLSHPPVIDPNVSLGQTRIKIAWLALAIFLLSFSPIPFYF from the coding sequence GTGGAGCGGAGCCCACAAGATTCTGACCCTTTTGAAGATAAGACTTCCCATTCGTTGCTATCGTCTCCAGACACAAACACCGATCAACGAGAAACAGAAGTACACACACCTCAGACCAATCCGTCAGCCCACACACCTATCCCGGCAGAACAGGAAGAAGTCATGGCTTATCAGCCAACGGCCATGGCTCCGACAAATTCCTTTTCGCATTGGGGTCTTCCTCTCATGCTATTTGTCTTTACTGTTTTTACCACATTGTGGGCTGGAGCACTTCATCTGAATACGAAACCGGTGAGTGGTGCCTGGGACTTTCTTATGAAATACCCGGACACGTTACTACGTGGGATTCCATTCGCCGGAACACTACTCGGTATCCTTGTGACTCACGAATTGGGCCACTATGTGCTCTCTCGTATTCATCGCGTGCCCGCTTCATTCCCGTTGTTTATTCCCGGTCCCCCGCACTTCATCGGAACCTTTGGAGCGGTCATACGTATGCGATCGCCGATCATGAAGAAACGCGCGTTGTTTGATATCGGAGTCGCCGGACCCATTACTGGATTTATCGCCGCAGTCTTTGCCCTGATTGTCGGCCTGTCGCTTTCAGAAATCGTCCCGCGTTACCAAACGTTCGGCCTCCAACTCGGAGAACCTCTGTTGCTGCAGTTTATTGCCTGGATGATCTTTGGACCCATTCCGGAAACCCATGACATTGTCCTGCACCCGATCGCGTTTGCGGCGTGGTTCGGGTTTTTTGTGACAGCGTTGAACCTGATCCCCATCGGTCAATTGGACGGAGGGCACGTGGCCTTTGCCGTATTCGGGAGACGACAACGAACACTTGCACTTATCGCAATTCCGACATTACTCGTTCTCGGGGTGATTGGCTGGCGGGGATGGATCTTGTGGGCCTGCCTGGCCGGCTTCGTCGGCCTTTCTCATCCTCCTGTCATCGATCCTAACGTCAGCTTAGGGCAGACGCGTATAAAAATCGCCTGGCTCGCTCTCGCTATTTTTCTGCTCTCGTTTTCACCAATCCCGTTCTACTTTTGA
- a CDS encoding M20/M25/M40 family metallo-hydrolase, giving the protein MQKHDPHLESYIKHSRPSYEDLLAQMVEIPSVSSDPAHQSDMRHMGTTASNILKSFGAEARLVKTSGYPAVSGGWFVGNHYPTVTIYNHLDVQPADEPEWRHPPFAFHKESDRYHGRGTTDDKGPALTALFAARYAIEEKLHLNIRFLWELEEEIGSPHFGEVLRQQELVPRSDSVLVSDTIWVSKQRPAIPYGLRGLLSARLVLQTGSTDVHSGLTGGGARNPLAELCDIAHACVDAKSGHVKIPGFYDKVVEPTPEESKEFVASGFQVTRFKQAYRLRSLRTDDRTELLNRIWAAPTFEIHGLSGGYIGPGVKTVVPASGELKVSMRLVPNQRPDKVLTLLRRYVKGLNPNVRVYSDGKLEPFRGPSTGPYADALRRSVQVGFGKTPVMVREGGSIGAIDHLDRAWNVPILFMGLSLPEHGYHAPNEYFDWGQASGGIRTFVQYFRELARMGRQAAMKKKPKRSAR; this is encoded by the coding sequence ATGCAAAAGCACGATCCCCATCTTGAATCGTACATCAAGCATTCCCGCCCATCCTATGAAGACCTTCTCGCTCAAATGGTCGAAATTCCTTCCGTCAGCTCGGATCCTGCACACCAATCCGACATGCGACATATGGGAACGACTGCTTCAAACATACTGAAAAGCTTCGGGGCCGAAGCCCGCCTCGTGAAAACCTCTGGGTATCCTGCAGTTTCCGGTGGATGGTTTGTCGGCAATCACTATCCGACGGTCACGATATACAATCATCTCGATGTTCAACCGGCCGACGAGCCAGAGTGGCGACATCCCCCATTCGCTTTCCACAAGGAATCGGATCGATATCACGGCCGGGGAACGACCGACGACAAAGGCCCCGCATTGACGGCCCTCTTTGCCGCCCGGTATGCCATTGAAGAGAAACTTCACCTCAACATTCGTTTTCTCTGGGAATTGGAAGAAGAAATTGGCAGTCCCCATTTCGGCGAAGTGCTTCGTCAACAGGAGCTCGTTCCCCGTTCTGACTCCGTTCTTGTCTCCGATACCATCTGGGTTTCCAAGCAACGTCCAGCCATTCCCTATGGGCTGCGGGGACTTCTTTCAGCACGACTCGTGTTGCAAACCGGCAGTACTGATGTCCATTCGGGGCTAACGGGAGGCGGAGCGCGAAATCCACTAGCTGAACTATGTGACATCGCGCACGCTTGCGTTGACGCAAAATCAGGCCATGTCAAAATCCCAGGGTTTTACGATAAGGTCGTCGAACCGACACCGGAAGAAAGCAAGGAATTCGTGGCTTCGGGATTTCAAGTGACCCGATTCAAACAAGCCTATCGATTGCGATCTCTACGCACCGACGATCGAACCGAATTGCTCAATCGCATCTGGGCCGCTCCAACGTTTGAAATTCATGGGTTATCAGGAGGCTATATCGGCCCTGGCGTCAAAACCGTGGTCCCGGCTTCCGGAGAGCTTAAGGTCAGCATGCGGTTGGTTCCGAATCAACGGCCCGATAAAGTCCTGACTCTGCTCAGACGCTATGTGAAGGGTCTCAACCCCAATGTTCGAGTCTACAGTGACGGAAAGCTGGAGCCGTTTCGCGGCCCTTCGACTGGGCCTTACGCCGATGCGCTTCGTCGTTCCGTTCAGGTGGGGTTCGGAAAAACTCCTGTCATGGTAAGGGAAGGCGGGTCGATCGGAGCGATTGACCACCTGGACCGTGCGTGGAATGTTCCGATTCTGTTCATGGGATTGAGCCTGCCGGAACATGGATACCATGCCCCCAATGAGTATTTTGATTGGGGGCAGGCTTCTGGTGGCATTCGAACATTCGTTCAGTACTTTCGCGAACTGGCCCGCATGGGCCGCCAAGCGGCGATGAAGAAAAAGCCCAAGCGATCGGCCCGGTAG
- the der gene encoding ribosome biogenesis GTPase Der codes for MARKRSEKRLDTPLFTPEPETNPEANVGEAIPRIVIIGRPNVGKSTLFNRIVGLRKAIVDDHPGVTRDRHEARGTYQGRVFQLIDTGGLDPSATEGMIVHIKRQSELAIAEADLLIVAMDGRSGLTPLDQEIVSLVRGIQKPVFWVVNKVDTPKSEPLLADFYRLGLTEIFPLSAEHGLGVDELLEALLPYCPRAREDDDPSLVPRVAVVGRPNVGKSTFVNLILGEDRVVVSHQPGTTRDPVDSEVTYQGSSYVLTDTAGIRRRGRIERGVEGYSVIRAIRALGRSDVAILLLDGSEGVTEQDTKIAGLIQRQGRGCVLMVNKWDLREHDHEARANYEQELRRRFPFFGFVPVVFASALNPKTVSRVFPEVGRVMSEFVKRIPTGKLNQFLQQALEKNPLPLRAGNPVKSVYITQVATKPPTFALFVRHSGDVNNSYQRYLENALRESFGFIGTPIKVLVRNKSPTTGRKSLRKVSKTAKSKKSRK; via the coding sequence ATGGCGAGAAAACGTTCAGAAAAGAGACTCGATACGCCTCTTTTTACGCCTGAACCAGAGACGAACCCAGAGGCGAACGTTGGCGAGGCCATTCCAAGAATCGTGATTATCGGCAGACCCAATGTGGGCAAATCAACGCTATTCAATCGCATCGTGGGACTGCGAAAAGCTATCGTTGATGATCATCCTGGGGTTACACGGGACCGGCATGAGGCTCGAGGCACCTACCAGGGACGGGTGTTCCAGCTTATCGATACAGGTGGTCTGGACCCATCCGCCACTGAAGGAATGATCGTTCACATCAAACGGCAATCGGAGCTCGCCATAGCCGAAGCGGATCTTCTGATCGTGGCGATGGACGGGAGAAGTGGGCTAACTCCTCTCGACCAAGAAATTGTCTCGCTTGTTCGAGGTATACAGAAACCCGTGTTTTGGGTGGTGAATAAGGTCGATACCCCGAAGTCCGAGCCGTTACTCGCTGACTTTTACCGACTGGGTCTGACGGAAATCTTTCCGCTATCGGCCGAGCACGGGTTGGGAGTGGATGAGTTACTCGAAGCGCTTTTGCCTTATTGCCCTCGTGCCCGGGAAGACGATGATCCCTCTTTGGTCCCGAGAGTGGCTGTTGTAGGCCGGCCAAACGTCGGGAAGTCAACATTCGTCAATCTCATCCTAGGAGAAGATCGAGTGGTCGTCAGCCATCAGCCTGGCACGACGAGAGATCCCGTTGATAGCGAAGTGACCTATCAGGGATCATCCTACGTCCTTACGGATACCGCCGGTATCAGACGACGCGGGCGGATAGAGCGTGGCGTCGAAGGGTATAGTGTCATTCGGGCCATTCGCGCTCTTGGTCGGTCGGATGTCGCGATCCTGTTACTTGACGGGTCTGAAGGCGTGACCGAACAAGACACGAAGATTGCGGGATTGATTCAACGGCAAGGCCGTGGATGCGTGTTAATGGTGAATAAGTGGGACTTGCGTGAACATGATCATGAAGCGCGGGCGAACTACGAACAGGAACTACGCCGGCGTTTCCCGTTTTTTGGGTTTGTGCCAGTGGTTTTTGCTTCGGCGTTAAACCCGAAGACGGTTTCCCGGGTCTTCCCTGAAGTGGGCCGGGTGATGTCGGAGTTCGTCAAACGAATACCAACGGGAAAGCTCAATCAATTCCTGCAGCAAGCCCTCGAGAAAAATCCTTTACCGCTTCGAGCGGGGAATCCTGTCAAATCTGTCTATATCACCCAGGTCGCGACGAAGCCCCCGACGTTTGCGCTCTTTGTTCGACATTCCGGAGATGTGAATAATTCATATCAACGGTACCTGGAGAATGCCTTACGGGAAAGCTTTGGTTTTATCGGAACGCCGATCAAAGTTCTCGTCCGTAATAAGAGTCCAACTACAGGGAGAAAAAGTCTGCGCAAGGTATCGAAAACGGCGAAGAGCAAGAAGAGCAGGAAGTGA
- a CDS encoding radical SAM protein: MGKSLPIVQFPGPSSAESAFPANVTRFDSLPSGQDNPYDGRTVDDFKPYLIALNLTKRCNLKCDHCYLDATTKLGGGHDELTTQECYQLIDQIAEVNRGCLLVITGGEPLVRPDILDIARHAVSCGFMVVFGTNGMLIDDDMAKTLVEIGVMGVGISIDSLDPEKHNRFRGLPKAWEGAVAGIEACKRNGLQFQIHFSAQPINYQELPEVIDWAHNLGAKVLNVFFMVCTGRGEELSDITPTQYEEVLGYLVDCQDKYKDMLVRARCAPHFKRLAFEKDPNSPITKAQGYMGGGCLAGTNYARVTPNGDLTPCPYMPLSAGNVRDKSFVDLWERSDIFDSFRYPHLKGKCGDCEYSEICGGCRARPYVDHGDWLDEDQWCLYTPKGGDKVEVAFNVPETTSVVWDEAAQTRLDRIPYFLRAMVKKGVERHAIERGLSVVTTELMEELRKKRFGNETPVFKF; this comes from the coding sequence ATGGGTAAGTCCCTTCCCATCGTTCAATTTCCCGGTCCCTCCTCTGCAGAATCGGCGTTCCCGGCGAATGTGACCCGTTTCGATTCTCTACCCTCCGGCCAGGACAATCCCTATGATGGCCGTACGGTTGACGATTTCAAGCCCTATCTGATCGCGCTGAACCTTACGAAGCGCTGCAACTTGAAATGTGACCACTGTTATTTGGATGCGACGACAAAACTGGGGGGCGGCCATGATGAACTGACGACCCAGGAATGTTATCAACTGATAGACCAAATCGCGGAAGTAAATCGTGGCTGTCTTCTTGTCATTACCGGGGGAGAGCCGTTGGTTCGCCCGGATATCCTGGATATTGCCCGACATGCCGTTTCTTGTGGATTTATGGTGGTATTCGGAACGAATGGCATGCTAATCGACGATGACATGGCCAAGACGTTGGTCGAAATCGGAGTCATGGGAGTCGGCATTAGTATCGATTCACTCGACCCCGAAAAGCACAACCGGTTTCGTGGATTACCAAAGGCCTGGGAGGGGGCAGTCGCTGGGATTGAAGCCTGTAAGAGAAATGGCCTGCAATTTCAGATTCACTTTAGTGCGCAACCCATCAATTACCAGGAGTTACCAGAGGTCATCGATTGGGCGCACAATCTCGGTGCGAAGGTGCTAAACGTATTCTTTATGGTTTGCACCGGACGGGGAGAAGAATTGTCCGATATCACTCCTACTCAGTATGAGGAAGTTCTTGGGTATCTAGTTGACTGTCAAGATAAATACAAGGATATGCTGGTCCGTGCCCGCTGCGCCCCGCATTTTAAACGGTTGGCTTTTGAAAAGGACCCTAATTCCCCCATCACCAAAGCTCAAGGGTACATGGGTGGTGGATGTCTGGCCGGTACCAATTACGCGCGAGTCACGCCAAACGGTGATTTGACTCCCTGTCCGTACATGCCGCTCTCAGCAGGGAATGTCCGCGACAAGAGTTTTGTCGATCTCTGGGAACGTTCCGATATTTTTGACTCTTTTCGCTATCCGCACCTCAAGGGAAAGTGTGGAGACTGTGAATACAGCGAAATTTGCGGAGGATGCCGAGCCCGGCCTTATGTAGACCATGGCGATTGGCTGGATGAGGACCAATGGTGCTTGTATACGCCAAAGGGTGGAGACAAAGTAGAAGTCGCCTTCAATGTTCCCGAGACGACCTCGGTTGTCTGGGATGAAGCCGCTCAAACTCGATTGGATCGTATCCCCTATTTTCTTCGGGCCATGGTAAAAAAAGGTGTTGAACGACATGCCATCGAACGCGGTCTTTCCGTCGTCACGACAGAGTTAATGGAAGAGCTTCGCAAGAAACGGTTTGGGAACGAAACTCCCGTGTTTAAGTTTTGA